Genomic window (Neodiprion lecontei isolate iyNeoLeco1 chromosome 7, iyNeoLeco1.1, whole genome shotgun sequence):
TTAGTTTACGTTTCCGGTTATCCATTAACGGTTTGAGCGCGAAGGATCACCGAAATACGATAAGAATACGCATTTCTGTTAACCTACCAAGATTGTTTTTCATCGCAGTTATGAAAAACTGTCAAGACATAAGCGAGTAAAACTGATTGTAAGTGAAGAATAAGAGGAAACAAGGCTTCCGATATTAAACAGGAGAAAACAAACATCACAAGGAGAACGAAAAAATGAGAGAACATCAAAGAAGTTGATTTAAACGACATTATCATACCCGTTTATAATTTCCAGCATTTCTGCCCTCTGATATCTCCACCCTTACACCGTGGATTAGCAGGGGCTTGTAATCGTACAAAGGAAAATTTGCgagaagggtgaaaaaaagaaacgaattgacggtataagaaaaattctttctctgTGAATAGGGGAAGTAAAAGAGATGAGATCGTCCCTCCGCTCTCCTCGTTCGAAAAATTAAGGGAGATGTAGAGAGTGAGTGGAAGAGGATAAAAagtcgcccccccccccccccatcccccactcgatggaaaaaaaaaagaaaaatgacagGGGAAAGAAAccaacaaaaattgatactgaaatgaaataaaaaaaaaaggcgacGTTAcaggggaggaaaaaaattttcgcaacgacCGGTGGAACCGCCCCCCCCTCCCGCATGCTGCGCCGGTTCTCGGaggatgataataattttcccgTTGCGTTGAGAATCGAGGACGCCATCGCTGGTAAGGGCGTGGCCGCGCAGACGCCGGTGAAGAAAAATCCCAGGTTTGCCTGGAAAACCACCCCCTCTCTCgcgaaaaagaataaaagagaggttgaaaaaaagtggTGGGGGAGGGAAAGAACCAAAAAGGGGTAAAAAGGTGAAAATACCCCACCGGCAAAATTTCTCTCCACCCAGCTGGAGGGAGAAAATTATAGAATGGGAtaacgagaaagagagagaaggagagaaggagagagattCCGCCACGTTTCGCGAATGTTCGTACAGCCGCGTCTGTGTAAACcggtgaatatatatatatatattcatatatatatatatttatacgggGTTTTCGCTCTCGCCAACCGGGAACGGGCGAATTCTCctcattttctctcttctcttctcttctcttctcttctctcctctaCTTTTCGGCCTCCATCGCTCGCACCAATGGCCCCTTCCTATTTTCCCCCGAAAATTTGAGGCTGCGGGAAACGCGAAGCTAcccgaaattattttccattcccTCTTcctcgccccccccccccaccttTACCGCCGCCCTCAACGCCCGAAATTTCGGTCCTTTAATTTCAGATTGTGTATGATAATTCGCACGGCGATATTTCAGCTCGAATTAGTATGCGTGTATCTGCGTGTGGCTTACCTTTACACGTGTATTCATGGTTTCGATGGTTTGTTGCGCCATGCGAGAGTTTTCCAAACCCTTTTCAGCCCAGCTCTCTTGCAAGGTGGAAAACTGCGGAACCATCGTCGCGTAGTTGGATGCTGCGAATTCACCCGGCAAAGGTTTTACCAACGAAGCTGTTCGACGCTTGTTTCTTGTTCCAACGATGAACGATacatacgaaaaaaaaaaaagaacctgTAACAGAAAAGCAAAagtggaatagaaaaatgcgAAAGGATCAGTAGCAAAAATAGAAGCCAATGGCTCGGAAAATTGTGACTAATAAATTAAgctgtgaaatttatttacgttATTTTCTAGCGTCTTTGTTCAAAACGCTTTTCcagtatatttatttatattcatcgaAATAACCGATCCACGggttaaattgaaattgacgaGTAAAATTTGTAGAAATCTTACAGTTAAGGGCAGAGGAATTTGCGAaggaatagagagagagagagagagagagagagaagtacAGAATGCACAAAATGAACAAAATCTCACTTTCACTGGCAGAGGACAGGCAAAAAACGTGTGTACGATATAATTAGACCCACACAAGCCCTCCGCctcgtgtatatttatatatacaggtGTGTATAATACATGCAATAGTACTTGCGTATATAATCCAGGCCGGACAGATATTAAGAACATTTCGTAGGGCGATTTAACCTGCTCTGGCTGCTAGCTGAGGGGGGCGAGCGAACGAACGCCACATTTTTATACCCCGAAACCCCGCGCGCCTCTTTTCCCTGCTGGAGATTAGGTTTAACAGCCTTAATTTTAAAACATTGCTTCAATGAAAAAGCAAAACGAAATGTAAAAGGCAATGGAAAAAAACGAGACCCACGATGGcgtttgtaaaataaaattgcacaaTTTCAACCCCTTCCCTCCGGCTCCTTTCATCCTCCTTTCACCCTTAGAGCTGCACAAAGTTTCCCTCGTACCAGCCTAAGTTGCAGGGGATGCTGCAGCATCTATTCCGCGCACACTTGGTTTCGCCTCATGTtgattatatacatatatatatatatatatatatatatatatatatatatatatatatatatgtatatatgtgcgCAGGTTACATGAGCAGGAGACGCAAAGGAGAAAATTGCCTCGCGTATGAATAGCCGTATAGAGCCACCCCCGGCTCGGGGGCGGCGCCACGGTGTCGTTTAAATCGGGTTCATCCTCCTCTTTCTCGAAATGCTCGCAGCAGCaatcctccccctccctcctcccCACCCTCCCCCCAACGATATTATACCCTCTGCagagtttattttattttacttcactgcgttttttaatttttttttttctttttcccccttcatttctattttcttcattcattttattacaggAAATTCGGGAAATGAAATTGTCGTTCGAAAGTTTTTTGTCTTGTtgtttttgtataattatatcgTTAAGAGTTGAATCGCACAATAATACTTACTAATTAAGAGAGGAAAAATCGTATTCGTATTATTCTTGACACAGAACGAAAGATACGCGAACTAAAAAGTATATCTCATCTTATGTTTCAGGTCACGGATGCAATGCTCGCGATTAGAAAATGGTCCTGCATCATGCGGTTGTACTGCATAATAAGGAAAATTTTCCGAAGGCTTTTTTGATACGGAAAAAGGAAGTTGAATGGgggatgaaatttattacgttattatatttacaaGAATTTATATCGGTTGTAGTTTTCGATCTCTACAAatttatacgttatatacattatatatgtatgtatatatacttatgtttatattatataccatTTGTCCGTCTACttgacaataatttttgttatcaAACCTCTTCACTTTTCATTCCTGTTCGCTAACAGAAATTTCATATCAGTTCTATCAACGTTAAATACGTCTGCTTTTAGAAGTTTACTTaaattctttcttctttcatatCATTTGATTTGCTcgagtttatttttcaccgatcATTTTTAAGCAAGTTCAAGCGGCGCCttgttgggaaaaaaatacattaacACAAGGTGttgctttttttaatttaatcaaGATCGAATCTAAAgcaaaagaatttaaaatgatATGATTTTTGTTGAAGTCGATAGagatttttgacagttttccAATGATCGTCGATcggataaagaaaaagaaaaaaacgttcaTCGTGATAAATTTTAGATCTTGTgtaatttcataaattcaaaattgagcTCAGTATGAATTTCAcgaatggaaaagaaaaaagcataAAATAGAGGAGCCGTGAGAAGACAGAGCAACGGTAAAGCAGCGCCAAAAGACTTGCGTGGCAGGGGTAGAAGCGTCAAGTCCTGAAGATGGCGGGGCAGTCGACTCGACGGCGGCTCGGTAAGTTTTCCCTCCCCCAAGGGGTTAAGATTCTGAGAGTACGGGGTGGTCCTCGGGACGGCGCAGACTCGGCTGGTAAGGGAGGGCGCGCGACCGAAGCGGTGCAACGTTACCGACGTGGGAGACTAGGCTCAGAGACAGCGGCCATGttggaaaaaggaaaacgcgccggtggaaaaacaaaatgaaggCGCTTGCGCCGCTCCCGATTCCCGGTATTGAACCAGGCCGACGTCTTTTTCGGGTTCGTCCACCCCCGCCGCCCCCGATCCAGGCCTCCGCCGCTTTGCCGTTTTAACACTCTTCGCGCCGCGCTGAtgcccgcccgcccgcccgcctGCCTGCGCACGCGGTGATTAAACCCGAATAAATAGCGCCCTCAACCCCCCGAATTCGGTTTTTATACAAGATTATCATCGGCGCGGCGCGGGCCGTCCCATCAACCCCCTGAACCCACCCCTTCCAGATTATTCAACATTTATTTATCCGGAGGTGCGAATCTCGACCCCTTTCATCCCCACCATCCCCCCCTTTTGGTTCTTCTTTTCACGCTTATAGGTCCGAGATTTTTcacagtttgaaaatatttttacagttCTGGGTTTTACCGTTGTACTGTTGGTAATCTTTGAATTTGCAATTGCAAGGCTGAAAGattctgttttttattttcacttcaacCGCGCAAGTTGAAAtggcacaatttttttataactaaattctgaaaatattcagggCTTTAGTCTCGATCAGGATTTTTCACGTAATGAATGGTTTCATTGAATTACAACACTAATTGAAATTCtttaagtaataaaatttcggtTAAAGAACAAGATACGAAGGTGGTtgaaagatttgaaattttatgcgAATGGTGGAACGATGACTCGACGAcggaatttttatacaaagcagttaaaatgtaaattaaGTCGTCGTGCTTAAGAATGTGAGTTTattaaggggggggggggtggagggTGCGAATAGAGGGAGAAGAGCATCCCGTGAGGGGGTGGTAAAAAGGTTTCCAGTTCTCTACACTGTGCCTTTCAAAGTCATTCGTACGTTAGTTTTGAATTACTTTCACGTTCTGAttcagtctttttttttctaaccaaGATCTTCAAACTCGAGTCAGAATCAGTTGCCGACTTTATTCAACGCCGTATGAAGCGATGTATGAATAAGCACTTGAatagaataatataaaatgatattAGGAATGTTTTCAAGGATAACTCGTCGCTAATGTCACACCGAGCAAATTCCGTACCTAACCATGAAAGAGTAATAATCGtcaatgaattttaattgggcaaataaacaatatgtTATCGAACAATTTCGCAagcatgtaaaaaaattgcaacatTTTTAACCACATTGCCACCGTCATTCCCATCATCTCGAGCATTCTCAATTTCGTCCCCCgctttttttctcagataatCGCTTTTCGAAATCAAAGTTATAAATCGCTAAAATATCGAAGAACTTTGATTTTCGTCTAGCGCAGAGAAAGGGTTGTAAATCCATGGGAATCCTTACCGCCTAGGCGAGTTGCACTTGTGTGTGACGTAGACGAACCGCAGCTTTCattccccttccccctcccccaccTTTGGTTTCACCCCCGTGCTTAGCTCCACCCCGTAGACACACGCACGCATTCACGCAAACACGTACGCGATCTCCTTTCTAACCCTTCCTCACTTGGGGATAGAAAATAGGGGAGGAAGGTTGAAAGGAAggtgggggggaggggggaggggatgGAGGCATTAGATGAAAACCGGCCGGGTTAGATGAAAGTTTAGATAATGCCGTACACGGTGACTCTACGCTTTCTGTAAAATGTCATTGATTTAATGTACTTTGATTTTGAATCACCCGAACCGCATTTTACATGAATTTGAGAGAGTCGAAGTTTTTGAAACacttgttttcttttatcctTGGACGATGGTCGTTTTACAGTTCTTTCAAAGACTCTGCATAGAgtcgaatttatttttattgggaagaaaaaaaaaaaaaaaaagtaccagCCCGCGTAACAACCACgtatttaaattcattcgtCAATCAGATTTACAATCTTTTTCCAagtgtatgattttttttttttttctaaatcgcGCCTTGTTTTCATTAatacattttatttgatttcactATCCTCAGACTGTCCTTCTTTTTGTTCGAAATCGCTTTTAACAATCTGGtgaatttgtttcttttatcaGACAAGAGACGAAGAGAGATTAATTGAACGGCTGACGgtagtgattttttatttcttcgggaaattgaaattgccTCCTTTTACGTTGTCATTTATAATCGCTTGTTCCATATCGCGTATGAAGTGCACTGCGCCTTATTATGTTACATTAACCTGTGCgactgctgctgctgtcgcCGTGCGCATGGTGAACTTTAATTGCAGAATTAATAACCTGCGATTATTAATACACACACAGACATTCGTACATAAACGCATTCACGCGTATTAACATCGCAGCCCTGAATTTCCAAGCTTCTGCGTTACAGAAGAACTGCATCGTTCCCGTTTAATGCAGAACTGTTATACGcgtcaaataaattataattactgCACTGTTACAGATATCAGGCTCGCAAGTTGAAattacaggaaaaaaaaaagaaagcagcATTCTTGACAAGTTTCATTGATTAATTGTCAAAGGTCTCTGATTTTTTAGCTTGCCGTTATTGCTACAAAAGTTTATTCACATCGTTGCTTTTGATACAAACTTCTCTTCtgacaatattattttttttttttctttcgtccaGTTAACTTGGCACATGACAGGTATGtcacgaaataaaaataaataataaaataataaaataaaatttactgcAGACTTAGGTTTGATTTCACATTTCAGTTGAATCATGGACAACATTTTTTACGTAAGAGGTAAAGAAGAAATTTACGAACTTTGCACAGTGTATTGTAATATTCAAATCTCAGAATCCCAAAGTCACAGtgacatttctttttctaaattcATGTTTAAGCTGCAGCTTTTCGCAAATGTTCTCGTAGAGAGAAGAAGACGAGCTATCGAAATACTGCCGAAGAAAGGAATAAAGCGGCGTGTAAGAAAGAGAggaaatttgttcaattccgatttctttttctcgacttttatatgcgtatatatatatatatatatatatatacacatatatatcgtgtatgtatacatatacgtatatattaagCACACCTGTTGCACTTCCCTAACGGCAGACCTGACCGTATATATTCCTGTTAAACGCTtgcgtctctctctctctctctctctccctctcgctctttctctctgtctctctgtaCATAATGTACACAATTTCGGGTGGGTGGATCGAACGGGAAAAAAGGATTTTCTGCGATCGTATACCCATGCATTTATGTGTAGGCGTATTTAAAAGAACACGCGATGCATCAATAGACGCGAATAATTGAATCCCGGGAGGCTTATCGTTATCTTTATCGATGtatcgagaaaaataaataaatgataaggTGTACAAAGACtcacattttttgttttccccAAGTCTGCGAAGTACGTTGTGGTAACGTGTCGATGTTTCAATCTTGACTCGTAAAAATCATCGAGCCAACGAACGctgtaaaaatagaaaaaataaatacagttgttttttttttcatttatttaccgTATCTTACGCGTATCTAATACTTGTTCGATTAGAGAACGTAGAAGAGAAGATAAAGAGAGTAAATGAACTTAtatgaagaagatgaaaaaaagtgagAAGCAAGAattacttgtaaaaatttattcaagtatttaaTTGATCcgttaatttctttttcttattctcgaTATTTTCTGGTAATtggtttttcatatttatatcaACTATTATCAGATTGACCaatggtgaattttttcttctcttcattttcgttttctctGTCTTGTTCTGTTTGACATTTCGACGAAATATGTCACCGCAGAGACAATTGCGTTGACATAAttgataaaatgtgaaaattggACAAGTTTGATCACCTGTATCTTTGTATTTTCATAACGTCTATTATctcctcaaaaattttcgtcaccTTCTTCTTTTATCGCAACGTTTCATTCGTCACAAATTTGCTCGACGCTTTTCCGTTTttgggtataaaaaaaaatgttacagtTTACAACAAGAAGGCAAAGAAGATGTATAATTCCTCAACTcgtttcttttaattttctccacCCCGTCAGACCCTCCCTCAATCCCTTAACGCCTCCATCCCTTTATCCGCCTTCtctaattataaatattctcTTTCCCTCTTCCAAGGGAATATCCGAGAACACAAGAACTAAGGGCCGAACCATCCCCCGCTATTTTCCACGGGCAAACGAAGGCAGCGCCATAAG
Coding sequences:
- the LOC124295275 gene encoding uncharacterized protein LOC124295275, producing the protein MIYGVFHCLCTPLAYTWRLGGCIENSHIIVRWLDDFYESRLKHRHVTTTYFADLGKTKNVLFFFSYVSFIVGTRNKRRTASLVKPLPGEFAASNYATMVPQFSTLQESWAEKGLENSRMAQQTIETMNTRVKTTCDCIGISDTRLRDSSIHSFGEPRYLQQLAAVLKQQEWTIW